GACTTCTCTAAAAATTCTGGTAACCACTCATCATCAGCATCAAGAAATGAGAGAAAGGGAGCCTTGCTTTCTGTGATACCTCTGTTACGTGCTGCACCAGGGCCGCTATTAATTTGGTGAATGATGTGGATGCGGGAATCGTGATAATTGCTGACAATATCTGGGCCATTATCTGTAGAGCCATCATTCACAACAATGATTTCAAAGTTTTGGTATGTTTGCCTTAGTACTGAGTCGATCGCTCTAGCGATATACTTACCTTTGTTGTACAAAGGTATGATCACACCTACAAGCGGAACTTGTTTTGGCTCCAATTCTTTCATCTTGATGTTCCTGCAATGATGAAGGTTTACTGCATAATTAAGCTAATATCTGTGCAATTAAGTCAAAATTAGTTGCTGTTCTTTGTTTGACTTCTGGTAAAACGGAGTTTAAATGAGCAGATACTCGCTGACGTTGCTGCCAAGCACTACGAATTGTGTTACAAGCTATATCAATATCTAGAAACTGTTGAGCAGATATCAGTAATCCTTGATGAACCATTTCTGCACCCAGTAAATCGGTCATAATACCTTCGGCTTTGACAGAGTAACCTATGGGTAAGGTACAAACACCACTTGATAATCCAGCGATCGCAGCGTGCATTCTCTCAGACACAACTAAATCGCAAGTACTGATCAAACCTTTAAATTCTGAGGCTGTATGTTCAGCACCAGCTAACTGGACACGAGGATCGAAGTTCAATAATCTCTGCAATTGTCCGGCGAGAATGCGATCGTCGTTGTGAGGACGATAATCATGTACATGTGGAATCAAGATTACCTGCGCCCCAAATTCATCAAGAATCATCTTGATTACTTGACACCAAACTTTGATGTGTTGCTCGTAGTCAGTAAGAGTATAGCGACAAATACCTTGACTAATTCCAAGGGCTACTAAGGGACGGTCTGGATTGATGTTGTACAATTTCCGCAAGTTAGCAACAATTTCTGGCTGTGCTGGCGGGAGCAAAAATGCTGGGTCAGCTGTATGTTTAACTATATCTGAAGACAGACCTAAATCTTTAGTTACATATTTATAAGAGAATCCTTCTCTAACAGTCACTAACTTGGAGCGACGAGCAACATTCAGCCAAATTTCTGCTTCTGCTTGAGTTTTAAAAGGCCCAATAGATTGCGCCAGGAATACTACAGGCACACCAGCGTCT
This window of the Nostoc sp. HK-01 genome carries:
- a CDS encoding putative polysaccharide pyruvyl transferase; the protein is MKAVITGITGLRNRGVEAMVVTTIEQLRQRQPKLAMSILTETLDYDEVRLQQYNVDLISDGSLRPLHKLQRWRNNLSQFYKPIAPAYKDMLRFLDGASVAIASGGDIFSSDYGVNFLKRQLQPLEYALDAGVPVVFLAQSIGPFKTQAEAEIWLNVARRSKLVTVREGFSYKYVTKDLGLSSDIVKHTADPAFLLPPAQPEIVANLRKLYNINPDRPLVALGISQGICRYTLTDYEQHIKVWCQVIKMILDEFGAQVILIPHVHDYRPHNDDRILAGQLQRLLNFDPRVQLAGAEHTASEFKGLISTCDLVVSERMHAAIAGLSSGVCTLPIGYSVKAEGIMTDLLGAEMVHQGLLISAQQFLDIDIACNTIRSAWQQRQRVSAHLNSVLPEVKQRTATNFDLIAQILA